In the genome of Thermosphaera aggregans DSM 11486, one region contains:
- a CDS encoding nicotinate phosphoribosyltransferase: MRFYVASEEDLLSGVVTDIYFKRTVNILRARNMRKKVRMEFHSMSLPEGYEWAVFTGLEEALKLLEGKPVTVYSMDEGTLFKPGEPLLIIEGFLDDFIIYETALLGILRHYSSISTKAARLKKLAMNKTLLFFGLRAVHPVLAPMVDRAAFIGGMDAVSGVASEKYLGLTPSGTMPHALIVVFGDQREAWKAFDEVVEDGVPRIMLVDTFYDERTEALMAAETLKERLHGVRLDTPGSRRGNMRRIVEEVRWTLDLHGFKNVKIVVSGGIDEEELVKLRDIVDAFGIGTSVSFPPSIDISADVVEVYENGVWKPIAKRGKLPGAKQVYRKRPGLNDIVRLLDSPGDVPPDYEPLLKPYIIDGKLVRKPPAVSEIRKYVLEQLKEIPDPS; this comes from the coding sequence TAACATTTTAAGAGCCAGGAATATGCGAAAAAAGGTGAGAATGGAGTTTCACTCTATGAGCCTCCCCGAAGGCTATGAGTGGGCGGTTTTCACAGGACTAGAAGAAGCCCTTAAGTTGCTTGAGGGAAAACCTGTTACTGTTTACTCAATGGATGAGGGCACGTTGTTTAAGCCCGGCGAGCCGTTACTGATCATCGAAGGGTTCCTTGACGACTTCATCATCTATGAGACAGCTTTACTAGGAATTTTACGACACTATTCGAGCATTTCCACGAAGGCGGCAAGATTGAAGAAACTAGCAATGAATAAGACACTGCTGTTTTTCGGCTTGAGAGCAGTGCACCCCGTACTAGCACCCATGGTTGACAGGGCCGCGTTCATAGGGGGGATGGACGCGGTGTCGGGTGTGGCAAGCGAGAAATATCTTGGCTTAACCCCCTCGGGTACAATGCCCCACGCACTCATAGTAGTGTTCGGGGATCAAAGAGAGGCTTGGAAAGCCTTCGACGAAGTCGTAGAAGACGGTGTTCCACGGATAATGCTTGTGGACACTTTCTATGATGAAAGAACGGAAGCTTTGATGGCGGCTGAAACACTTAAGGAGAGGCTTCACGGAGTAAGGCTTGACACGCCGGGAAGTAGGAGAGGGAACATGAGGAGGATCGTTGAAGAAGTAAGGTGGACGCTTGATCTACACGGGTTTAAGAACGTGAAAATAGTTGTTAGCGGGGGCATTGACGAGGAGGAGCTCGTCAAGCTGAGAGATATTGTGGACGCGTTTGGAATAGGCACGAGCGTTTCATTCCCACCCAGCATAGACATTAGCGCTGACGTAGTCGAAGTCTACGAGAACGGGGTGTGGAAGCCTATAGCTAAGAGAGGGAAGCTCCCAGGTGCTAAACAAGTTTACAGGAAAAGACCAGGGTTAAACGACATTGTGAGGCTTTTGGACTCACCCGGGGATGTCCCCCCTGATTACGAGCCGCTTCTAAAACCCTACATTATTGATGGAAAACTTGTGAGAAAGCCTCCCGCAGTATCGGAGATCAGAAAATATGTGCTGGAGCAGTTGAAGGAGATCCCGGATCCTTCCTGA
- a CDS encoding bifunctional ADP-dependent NAD(P)H-hydrate dehydratase/NAD(P)H-hydrate epimerase, which translates to MITTTDMKVLETNSVALGIPLNNLMEAAGKSIADFVDSQLKGKRGLRIVVMVGKGGNGGDGLVAARYLSSIGYMVEVLPAYPSSEVEHPDALFNLKILKKLDSVKIHEPGRLDVLENKDVIIDALLGTGVRGVLKSPLKELVDKANEVEAILKIAVDTPSGLNPDTGEVHGTAFKAHYTVTFHDLKPGLLKNREYTGEIIVANIGIPSEAEKYVGPGDVIHRVPPRPRDAHKGSSGRVLVIAGSKRYVGAAYLSAHASLLAGVDLSFLVVPEAIRGIAAGFSPDVITLSYPGDYLSADAVSLITKYVEELKPHAIAIGPGLGSEPETLEAVKKLTGYIVEKKIPLVLDADALKTVKLGVDRFNGMVVLTPHRGEFRNITNYTITENLSEALQLVETAAKNLNAVVLLKAPVDIISNGEKTRLNKTGNPYMAVGGTGDVLTGLVTGLIPQVKNVFHAACIAAYLNGLAGDYLLKTNKHVSASNILKVLPLVKSKPLEIHRKIYD; encoded by the coding sequence ATGATAACAACCACAGATATGAAGGTTCTTGAAACAAACTCGGTAGCACTGGGAATCCCGCTTAACAATTTAATGGAGGCGGCAGGCAAGAGCATTGCGGATTTCGTGGATTCCCAATTGAAGGGGAAAAGAGGATTAAGGATAGTGGTAATGGTTGGGAAAGGTGGAAACGGTGGCGATGGACTCGTAGCAGCCAGATACCTCTCGTCAATAGGCTATATGGTCGAGGTTTTACCGGCTTATCCTTCATCGGAGGTGGAGCACCCGGATGCTTTATTCAATTTGAAAATTTTGAAGAAGCTTGACAGTGTAAAAATCCATGAGCCTGGAAGGCTGGATGTTCTTGAAAACAAGGATGTAATAATTGACGCGTTGCTTGGCACTGGGGTTAGGGGAGTATTGAAATCCCCGTTAAAAGAGCTTGTTGATAAGGCTAATGAAGTAGAGGCTATTCTGAAGATTGCGGTTGACACGCCCTCAGGACTCAACCCGGATACCGGGGAGGTGCATGGCACGGCTTTTAAAGCACATTACACGGTCACTTTCCATGATCTCAAGCCAGGGTTGTTAAAAAACCGTGAGTACACTGGCGAGATAATTGTCGCAAACATTGGCATCCCCTCTGAAGCTGAGAAGTATGTTGGACCGGGCGATGTGATCCATAGAGTACCTCCTCGACCAAGGGACGCTCACAAGGGGTCTTCTGGGAGGGTCCTCGTAATTGCAGGTAGCAAGAGATACGTTGGAGCGGCATACCTTTCGGCCCATGCCTCGCTCTTAGCGGGAGTTGATCTATCTTTTCTCGTAGTACCCGAGGCGATCAGAGGAATAGCGGCTGGATTCTCACCTGACGTCATAACCCTATCCTACCCAGGTGACTACTTATCAGCAGACGCTGTGTCTTTGATTACTAAGTATGTTGAAGAGTTGAAGCCGCACGCAATTGCCATTGGACCGGGTCTCGGGAGCGAGCCGGAAACTTTGGAAGCCGTGAAAAAACTGACTGGTTATATAGTAGAGAAGAAGATTCCGCTGGTCTTAGACGCGGATGCGCTCAAAACCGTTAAGCTAGGAGTAGACAGGTTTAACGGTATGGTCGTTCTAACCCCCCACAGAGGAGAGTTCAGAAACATAACAAATTACACTATCACCGAGAACCTTAGTGAGGCTTTACAGCTGGTTGAGACCGCGGCAAAGAACTTGAACGCTGTAGTCTTGTTGAAAGCGCCAGTTGACATCATAAGTAATGGGGAGAAAACACGTTTAAACAAAACCGGAAACCCGTATATGGCGGTTGGGGGAACAGGTGATGTTTTAACAGGATTAGTAACAGGTTTAATACCTCAAGTTAAAAACGTGTTTCACGCGGCATGCATTGCAGCATATCTAAACGGGCTGGCCGGAGACTACTTGCTTAAAACCAATAAACACGTGTCCGCTTCGAACATATTAAAAGTTCTCCCACTTGTTAAGAGCAAGCCGTTGGAAATCCATAGGAAGATATATGATTAA
- a CDS encoding D-aminoacyl-tRNA deacylase, whose translation MYGLAYSINDPAGDGIARVLRDKLGLSESSSCRNSETCFQGANVVLAGFREDVIYFDFLDERMPREAEIYIVLSRHSSEAKVKSYTVHHTGNFGNHAQYGGKPGELGISSPKVSWLILRALSESWRVSNRVEYEVSYEATHHGPTSLSKPIVFVEIGSSMEEWSDTLNHFIIASSIIKLLESPSADCKPVIGVGGGHYPRKHTDLALKENVCYGHIIPKYALQHLSYEILDKMISRSDIDIKEIIVEKKGTRVEHRSLIEDYASRTGIEVRYV comes from the coding sequence ATGTATGGTCTTGCATACAGTATTAACGATCCCGCTGGGGATGGAATAGCGCGTGTTCTAAGGGACAAGCTCGGGCTTTCAGAATCTTCTTCTTGCAGAAACAGTGAAACCTGTTTTCAGGGCGCAAACGTTGTATTAGCAGGGTTCAGGGAAGACGTTATATATTTCGATTTTCTCGATGAAAGAATGCCCCGGGAGGCTGAAATATATATTGTTCTGTCAAGACACTCGAGCGAGGCGAAAGTTAAAAGCTACACAGTCCATCACACAGGGAACTTCGGCAACCATGCCCAGTATGGCGGTAAACCCGGAGAACTCGGCATATCCTCGCCCAAAGTCTCCTGGCTTATCCTCCGAGCCCTCAGCGAGAGTTGGAGGGTTAGTAATCGCGTCGAGTACGAGGTTAGTTACGAGGCAACACACCACGGCCCCACCTCTCTATCTAAACCTATTGTTTTCGTGGAAATTGGTAGTAGCATGGAGGAGTGGAGTGATACATTAAATCACTTCATCATCGCCTCTTCAATAATAAAACTTCTCGAGTCTCCGTCCGCGGATTGCAAACCGGTAATTGGAGTAGGAGGTGGACACTATCCCAGGAAACACACGGATCTAGCTTTAAAGGAGAATGTTTGCTACGGACACATAATCCCCAAATATGCTCTTCAACACCTTTCCTATGAGATCCTTGACAAGATGATTAGCAGGAGTGATATTGATATAAAAGAGATTATCGTGGAAAAGAAGGGAACACGTGTTGAACACAGGAGCCTCATAGAGGACTACGCGAGCAGAACGGGTATTGAAGTACGATACGTCTGA
- a CDS encoding tRNA-binding protein codes for MSQEVGIEDFSRIELRVGLVKSAEKVQGSEKLIKLIVDLGPLGERQIIAGLGKWYPPEYFIGKYIIVVANLKPRRMMGLESRGMLLATDTDPPVIATVEKPVLPGSRLF; via the coding sequence ATGAGCCAGGAAGTGGGGATCGAGGATTTCTCGCGGATCGAGCTTAGGGTGGGACTGGTTAAGTCTGCAGAGAAAGTGCAGGGCAGTGAGAAGCTTATCAAGCTAATTGTAGACTTAGGACCCCTGGGCGAGAGGCAAATAATAGCGGGCTTGGGTAAATGGTATCCTCCGGAGTATTTCATTGGTAAATACATTATAGTGGTCGCTAACTTGAAGCCGAGAAGGATGATGGGACTTGAAAGCAGAGGCATGTTGCTAGCAACAGATACCGACCCGCCTGTGATAGCGACTGTTGAAAAACCAGTTCTTCCAGGAAGCAGGTTGTTTTAA
- a CDS encoding YkgJ family cysteine cluster protein, with the protein MPREVVRGAKFNFKCQRSGVCCSSGPNVTLTSYDICRIARYMNVEWRELIGKYINAMVADHMPIPFLRGVKDRCVFLVKVNGLPSCSIYPARPMRCRLFPFIPYGPKVLDKVYVSSICPGVGKGEEIEPPWDDLEKYSEEVSNHYRRLYELIFIKGYEPIKALEEVTDTVCKETSH; encoded by the coding sequence ATGCCTCGTGAGGTAGTGAGAGGGGCCAAGTTCAATTTCAAATGCCAGAGGAGCGGTGTCTGTTGCAGTAGCGGGCCCAACGTAACCCTAACCTCATACGATATTTGCAGAATAGCAAGATACATGAATGTTGAATGGAGGGAGCTCATAGGTAAATACATCAATGCCATGGTAGCAGACCATATGCCAATCCCATTCCTCAGAGGCGTTAAAGACCGGTGCGTCTTCCTTGTTAAAGTCAACGGACTACCATCATGTAGCATCTACCCTGCAAGACCCATGAGATGCAGGCTCTTCCCGTTCATCCCGTATGGACCCAAAGTACTGGATAAAGTCTACGTTTCCAGCATATGCCCCGGGGTGGGGAAAGGGGAGGAGATAGAGCCTCCATGGGATGATTTAGAGAAGTATTCCGAAGAGGTTTCCAATCATTACAGGCGACTATATGAGTTAATTTTTATCAAAGGATACGAACCCATAAAAGCGCTGGAGGAAGTTACGGATACCGTGTGCAAGGAAACTTCTCATTAA
- a CDS encoding helix-turn-helix transcriptional regulator, with translation MVYTPVSHGEFTYSVNIELFYDILSNTGLMEIRVYISDSSSVTMFEIPLTFLGEGASIFVINVSAFPETGSLIYEYDEYNRVLKVITSNVTRVSAWFTVENIAENYAPGVYGFFLSLVEFANASSLRFSMSVYGSYDITVENLLDRAYNGTAYFSNPFTLLILDRPSLYFILITMRIEEQTPNQPSPLPSNYFLLIGTIIGVGVAGSLLFLWWRRRASLELEAVAARDLLNDEVARDIILALGRAGDKGLQQSELVNITGRPKSSVSRRIKKLEDEGYVNVVRAGKYNYLRLTDKGYEAFRKIASREKKNE, from the coding sequence TTGGTTTACACCCCGGTTTCTCATGGGGAGTTCACATACTCCGTTAACATTGAACTTTTCTACGATATATTGTCGAACACGGGGTTAATGGAGATAAGGGTTTACATCTCCGATTCCTCCAGTGTTACAATGTTTGAAATACCGTTGACATTCCTAGGGGAGGGGGCAAGCATATTCGTGATTAATGTCTCAGCTTTCCCGGAAACGGGGAGTTTAATCTACGAGTATGACGAGTATAACAGAGTTTTAAAAGTTATAACTTCAAATGTAACCAGAGTTTCGGCATGGTTTACAGTGGAAAACATTGCCGAGAACTATGCTCCCGGGGTATACGGGTTCTTCCTAAGCCTTGTAGAATTCGCCAACGCTAGTAGTTTGAGATTCAGCATGAGTGTTTATGGAAGCTACGATATAACCGTTGAAAACCTACTAGATAGAGCATATAATGGAACAGCCTACTTCTCCAACCCGTTCACGCTTTTAATACTAGACCGACCCAGCTTATACTTCATCCTTATCACTATGAGGATTGAGGAGCAAACTCCGAATCAACCCTCCCCTCTACCCAGCAACTACTTCCTGCTAATCGGCACTATCATAGGGGTTGGTGTAGCAGGTAGTTTACTGTTTTTATGGTGGAGGAGGAGAGCTTCTTTAGAGCTTGAAGCAGTTGCCGCAAGAGACTTGTTGAACGATGAAGTAGCAAGAGATATTATCCTCGCCCTCGGCAGGGCTGGTGACAAGGGTCTTCAACAGTCAGAATTGGTTAACATAACAGGGAGGCCGAAATCCAGCGTAAGCAGAAGGATTAAAAAGCTTGAAGACGAAGGCTACGTTAACGTGGTTAGGGCGGGCAAATATAATTATCTCAGGTTAACGGATAAAGGGTATGAGGCTTTCAGGAAAATAGCTTCCAGGGAGAAGAAGAATGAATGA
- a CDS encoding tRNA sulfurtransferase produces the protein MFNAVLVRPGEYMVRVQTRAKYLSFLRESIEKTFERRGLSARVRIVDNVRLLIDSLNSPSNQYFSVLQYVPGISSFSPVVEIEKDYSVLVKTIVAILLREKARRFRIELQGQLDHGRKELTALLSKAVVDETGAIVDLVEPEVVVGVDVRTRSMFIYNAVYKGIGGLPYGSQGCGVVLFSGGVDSALASILAVKRGVRIIPVFIDMSPYWSSMAVERAMEGLKLVAEKIPWNTLKAYIVRNTPRILANAQIPLRYRCLACKATMYKIASLVAEKENCDFIITGESLGQVASQTPSNLKTLTGLIDKLIMRPLIFMDKEEIIDASRKTGLSTLSREVGGCGLKPENPAISSGNEVQRILSDFLKQVEKDLEEVVQESDVIYL, from the coding sequence ATGTTTAATGCTGTGCTTGTGAGACCCGGGGAGTACATGGTAAGAGTGCAGACCAGAGCTAAGTACCTGTCCTTCTTAAGGGAAAGTATTGAGAAGACGTTTGAAAGGAGAGGCTTGAGCGCGCGGGTCAGAATTGTGGACAACGTTAGACTATTAATAGATAGTTTAAACTCGCCCTCGAATCAGTATTTTAGCGTACTCCAGTACGTGCCAGGAATCTCTTCATTCAGTCCAGTAGTGGAGATCGAGAAGGACTACTCCGTTCTAGTTAAAACCATCGTCGCCATCCTGTTGAGGGAGAAGGCTAGGAGATTTAGAATAGAGTTACAGGGACAGCTCGACCATGGTAGAAAGGAGTTGACTGCTTTACTATCCAAAGCGGTTGTCGATGAAACCGGGGCTATTGTGGATCTAGTGGAGCCTGAGGTTGTTGTAGGAGTTGATGTTAGAACCCGCAGCATGTTCATCTACAATGCGGTTTACAAGGGGATAGGCGGGCTACCATACGGCTCTCAGGGTTGTGGAGTAGTCTTGTTCTCAGGCGGCGTAGACTCCGCGCTGGCATCTATTCTAGCCGTTAAGAGAGGAGTTCGCATAATACCTGTCTTTATAGATATGTCTCCTTACTGGTCCTCGATGGCTGTTGAAAGAGCGATGGAGGGTTTGAAGCTTGTTGCTGAAAAAATCCCGTGGAACACGCTTAAAGCATATATTGTAAGAAACACGCCGAGAATACTCGCCAATGCTCAAATACCTTTGAGGTACAGGTGTTTAGCTTGTAAAGCAACCATGTACAAGATTGCAAGCCTAGTGGCGGAGAAGGAGAATTGCGACTTTATAATTACCGGCGAATCTCTAGGACAGGTTGCATCCCAAACACCTAGTAATCTTAAAACCTTAACGGGGCTTATCGATAAGCTGATCATGCGTCCGCTGATTTTCATGGATAAGGAGGAAATAATTGATGCATCGAGAAAGACGGGTTTATCAACTCTTTCACGAGAAGTCGGCGGGTGCGGGCTGAAACCCGAAAACCCAGCAATATCTTCGGGCAACGAGGTTCAGAGAATTCTTTCGGATTTCCTGAAGCAGGTCGAGAAAGATTTGGAAGAGGTTGTTCAAGAATCTGATGTAATTTACCTCTGA
- the acs gene encoding acetate--CoA ligase alpha subunit: MVKALFEPKSIAVVGASRSPGKIGHVVLKNIKFYGYSGKIYPVNPNADEILGLKAYPSISSIPDEVDVAVITVPAQEVPPVIEECARKGVKVAVVITAGFSEVGNVEVEEKMVETARKYGMRILGPNIFGYAYTPLNINATFGPLELSKGNIAFITQSGALGIALMGWTIMNEIGLSALVSVGNMADLDVIELSEYLADDPHTKVITIYLEGLKPGYGREFVERMRKVTRKKPVIVIKAGRTQRGASAAASHTGSLAGSDSLYEAAFKQAGIIRTYTVEDMFDVARAFALQPLPKGDRTIIITNGGGVGVLATDAAELNNVKLIDPSPELKEKLKASMPWFGSPKNPVDLTGQAVADNYLKALKAALDSKEVDNVVLLYCRTAILDPRELAKAIVEFYQSNSGGKPIVAGFVGGEDTYEAIRYLNRNGIPAYGAPERAVYALSRMIWYSKYVSSSK; this comes from the coding sequence ATGGTAAAAGCCTTGTTCGAACCTAAAAGCATAGCAGTAGTAGGTGCGAGCAGGTCTCCAGGCAAGATTGGTCACGTGGTTCTTAAGAACATTAAATTCTATGGTTATTCGGGGAAGATATATCCGGTTAACCCGAACGCGGATGAAATCCTGGGGTTGAAAGCGTATCCTTCAATTTCAAGCATTCCCGACGAGGTTGACGTAGCGGTTATCACGGTGCCAGCGCAGGAAGTTCCCCCCGTCATAGAGGAGTGTGCGCGTAAAGGTGTTAAAGTAGCGGTAGTTATAACAGCCGGTTTCTCAGAAGTTGGAAATGTTGAAGTCGAGGAGAAAATGGTTGAGACAGCTAGGAAGTATGGTATGAGGATTCTGGGGCCGAACATATTCGGCTACGCCTATACACCGTTAAACATTAATGCAACGTTCGGGCCACTCGAACTTTCAAAAGGCAATATAGCGTTTATCACTCAGAGCGGGGCACTGGGTATTGCGCTGATGGGTTGGACTATAATGAACGAGATAGGCTTATCAGCCCTGGTAAGCGTTGGCAACATGGCTGACCTAGACGTTATCGAGCTCTCGGAATACCTTGCAGACGACCCCCACACCAAAGTGATAACTATCTACCTAGAAGGTTTGAAGCCAGGGTATGGAAGAGAGTTCGTTGAGAGAATGAGAAAAGTGACTCGGAAGAAGCCTGTAATAGTTATCAAAGCCGGTAGAACCCAGAGAGGCGCTTCCGCAGCAGCCAGCCACACCGGGAGTTTAGCCGGTAGCGACTCACTTTATGAGGCCGCTTTCAAGCAGGCAGGAATCATTAGAACATACACTGTCGAAGACATGTTCGATGTTGCAAGAGCCTTCGCCCTCCAACCACTCCCTAAGGGTGACAGAACGATCATTATCACTAACGGGGGAGGTGTAGGCGTGTTAGCTACTGATGCAGCCGAGTTAAACAACGTGAAGCTCATTGACCCATCCCCTGAGTTGAAGGAAAAGCTTAAAGCCTCCATGCCCTGGTTTGGTAGCCCTAAGAACCCCGTTGACCTAACAGGGCAGGCTGTGGCCGATAACTACTTGAAAGCGTTGAAGGCCGCACTTGATTCTAAAGAAGTTGACAATGTAGTGTTGCTGTATTGTAGGACAGCAATTCTTGATCCGAGAGAGCTCGCTAAGGCGATTGTGGAGTTTTACCAGTCTAACAGTGGCGGTAAGCCTATAGTGGCCGGATTCGTGGGCGGTGAAGACACTTATGAAGCTATAAGGTATTTGAATAGAAATGGAATACCGGCTTACGGGGCTCCTGAGAGAGCTGTGTACGCCTTGTCGAGAATGATATGGTATAGTAAATACGTTTCCTCTTCCAAGTAA
- a CDS encoding tRNA(Phe) 7-((3-amino-3-carboxypropyl)-4-demethylwyosine(37)-N(4))-methyltransferase, with amino-acid sequence MKLDIDSWRKRKRAFWNRILEDLEIGYLDKDLLPLLIMLNLDARIYTMSSCSGRITLVDGDNPWSREDTAVVFKKHTPLTQDEMASAYRVKVARKLWIIVTGPIIHLSTSQISLALRILEMARKEGYKHSGIMHLSRSKGVLLELSTGIWVSQLLRTVENPVIAEEDLGIIVREYNRILLEGKKRLNRLHSSLKQIIPEELDPEVEKQVNEKLTLMKNKTPLQVFYELAGISAEQAGQR; translated from the coding sequence ATGAAATTAGATATTGATTCTTGGAGGAAGAGGAAGAGAGCATTCTGGAACAGAATCTTGGAGGATTTGGAAATAGGGTACTTGGACAAAGACCTTCTACCTCTTCTCATAATGCTCAACCTTGACGCACGCATTTACACCATGAGCAGTTGTAGCGGCAGAATCACTCTCGTTGATGGCGACAATCCATGGAGCAGGGAAGATACCGCCGTGGTTTTCAAAAAACACACACCACTCACTCAGGATGAGATGGCAAGCGCTTACCGGGTAAAAGTTGCCAGGAAATTGTGGATTATCGTCACTGGCCCCATAATCCACCTATCCACTTCGCAGATATCATTAGCTCTACGGATTTTGGAGATGGCGAGAAAGGAGGGTTATAAGCACAGCGGCATCATGCATTTGAGCCGTTCAAAAGGGGTTTTGTTAGAATTGTCCACTGGGATATGGGTCTCGCAGCTCCTGCGGACTGTTGAAAATCCCGTTATAGCAGAGGAGGATTTGGGCATTATTGTTAGGGAATACAATAGAATCCTCCTAGAGGGGAAGAAGCGTCTTAACAGGTTGCACAGCTCTTTGAAACAGATAATTCCTGAAGAGCTCGATCCGGAAGTGGAAAAGCAAGTTAACGAAAAGCTAACGTTAATGAAAAACAAGACACCGTTGCAAGTTTTCTACGAACTAGCCGGAATAAGCGCTGAGCAGGCGGGTCAGAGGTAA